A single window of Coffea eugenioides isolate CCC68of chromosome 7, Ceug_1.0, whole genome shotgun sequence DNA harbors:
- the LOC113777177 gene encoding uncharacterized protein LOC113777177 translates to MVICWSLWKIRNQVLFQEGLLSVQRVIGLVDSFLMQLVRAKVFRELHFRGNTDCKWFRYVVAPLKVSKRSISVSWLKPPLGTLKLNSDASMVEGVASGGGLIRNHEGNLIFTFYKEFGVADVLLAEGLALLHGLQLYKEKGYSSFHTEVDSESLASLVKEGTLTKWLFCNVLLEIRSLLVLMNSGIRHIFREANLATDRMTALRVGQVSFISSTSHLPVFLRSVLALDSRSFPYVRSQRVRE, encoded by the coding sequence ATGGTTATTTGTTGGTCTTTATGGAAAATTCGAAATCAGGTGCTGTTCCAAGAGGGATTGCTCTCAGTGCAAAGGGTGATCGGGTTGGTAGATTCTTTTCTCATGCAACTAGTAAGAGCCAAGGTGTTTCGAGAACTGCATTTTCGAGGCAACACGGATTGTAAATGGTTTCGATATGTGGTCGCTCCCCTGAAGGTGAGCAAGCGTAGCATCAGTGTGTCCTGGCTTAAACCTCCGCTAGGTACTCTCAAATTAAATTCCGATGCAAGCATGGTGGAAGGGGTGGCCTCAGGTGGGGGGCTCATCAGGAATCATGAGGGTAACTTGATTTTTACCTTCTACAAGGAGTTTGGTGTTGCGGATGTGTTGTTGGCTGAAGGCTTGGCGTTATTGCATGGTCTTCAACTGTACAAGGAAAAAGGCTATAGTTCATTTCATACAGAGGTGGATTCAGAATCTCTGGCTTCTTTAGTCAAGGAGGGTACCCTGACTAAATGGCTTTTCTGCAATGTTTTGCTTGAAATTCGTTCACTATTAGTCTTGATGAACTCGGGGATCCGTCATATCTTTCGAGAAGCAAATTTGGCTACGGATAGGATGACAGCGCTGAGGGTTGGCCAAGTGTCCTTCATTTCTTCGACTAGTCATCTACCGGTTTTTCTACGGTCGGTCCTGGCATTAGATTCTAGATCTTTTCCTTATGTTCGTTCTCAGAGGGTGAGAGAGTAA